Within Vicia villosa cultivar HV-30 ecotype Madison, WI linkage group LG1, Vvil1.0, whole genome shotgun sequence, the genomic segment CCGCTCAACCTCTTTTTTTTAGGTGCAGGCATTAACACaaatttttgcaatttttaagttaaaaagATGTAGTGCACTCTGGTCCGCCCtgcaattttttttacaaagcgGGTCAGAGTTTTAAGTTCGCGTGGCATACATATTGCCCGTTCCGTCTCGCTCCGTTTTTTTGCAAACTTTTACGGAACAAACTTAAATCGGACAGACATTCCTGTATGCCACCCTTACTTGTGGCACCATTAACAGGCTATCACACTCTGAGTTATGCTTCTACTTATAATGACTTTACCTCTTGACATCAAGTGGACAAAATGGACAAAACATAACTTCTAATAAGGGGTCAAGAGAAAATGGAGATAATCATAACTCCCATATAAGATGTTGGTGATCTGCTGCAGCTGCCACACTCAAGCTCGAAATCAACAATGTAAACATAAACAAGACTAGTGAATAGAGATCTGATGTTCAAGATTCACCTGATTGATATGATATGCACTATAGGGGTTAGGTCTAAAATCAACAAAAGATAAAATTTGCACCAGATTGAAGAAAGATATCGACTACAAATTCCCGAAATTAATCATATTTAAACCAACTTTTGTCCAAAACAAACAAGATCAAGTTATTTGATCAATAACAGCTTCCACAAATCCCCACCCATCATCAACATCAGGGCCAACCCAATAACCAGATATAACTACTGTAGTGCAATAATTTACATTCACTTTATAAAAGTGCGATTCATGTAGAAATCTTGCCGATGACATCAAGCACCGCTGATAGCTTCCTCTTCCTTCGACGAATAATATGTGTTTATTTGATATGCTACTTCCTAAGATATTTTGAGCTGCAATTAAAAGTTATATTGTCATATTGAAAAGGCTAAGGACAACCATGATGAAAgtatttaaaaatcaaaacacTCCCACAAATTCTACCATCCAAAATTTGCAAATGTCTGAATCTTGAAGTTGAAGCTAACACAAATCTACATATGATACACATGCAATGCATGCACATGATTATCTATATGCAGTGTTGCCAACAATACCAAACATGATAAAATCATTAAATACCCTTCATGGTTCGAGAGGATGGAAGAGATTAATTTAAATTTGAGTTACTTGATTCTAGTATTTGGAGGGAAGGGAAGCAAATACCCCTTGAGTCAATTTTAGCTCCCCCAAAAGTGAGAAATTTGGAGGGAAGAGAATACTTGTTACTTACTGTTGGAATTTCCGCCTTCATTGCGGTCTGCCCTTAGTCTTCTAAATTGCGGCATTTGACTTGCCTTCATTGCAAGCCTCCAACACCTTCATTGTATTGGGTTTATAGGGGTGGATTTAGTCTCACGTTGCTTAAAGAGATATGGCATGTGTTGTATTTATAAGTGGGGGAAACTCTCACCTTACAAAGCCGGTTAtttagggatgagttaggcccaaccccaATTCTAAGACTTATTTATACTTCAAAACCATTTTATTTCATATTATCTAAACATTAGAATGCTATAAATCTAATTTAACATTTATCTTCAATAAAATCTCTCTCATCTCCTGTCAAACGAAAggcaaaaacaattaaaatttctaTCTTTCCCTCCCCTCTATTGAACCAAACAAACGTTAAGTTTTCATTTTTGTGTAACAACATCTCGTATTCACCGTAGAATCTCAGTATTTGACAATTACGGAAGAGGGTAACAGAGCACAACAGAGATCTAAAATGGAAAACAAACTCCATCAAGATTGGACTCTGAAGTGCATTCTCCGTTCAAGGCATGAGTTATTCTACTCAATAATTAACGAATTTTCAAGAACCCTAACATAACCAACCAAAAAATGATTACACAGGTTGCAAGTTTAATTTCAACATACCGTAATTAATTTTgacatataaataaaattaatgctACCAAACAATTTCACATTCTGATAACTACggaaattttttttctaaattgtgctttgaaatatgaaaaattgagggagatgttgaaaagaaaacctgaagAAATTGTTGTTTTCCTTGAAAGTTCATTCGGAGCATAATCTAATCCACGCAGTTCCTGAAAAAAAGTTATATAAATAACGGTAACGCAAACAATATATTAACGGAAAATTGAAAGTGAAGTTCTGAAGTTGAGAATGATAGAGAGAGAAAGGTTACATTGTTTACAAGAAAAGGAACGGTGAAGCTCGTGGAGAGTAGACACGCCATTTAGGAACAGTCAAGACGCTGCACAATGCGGGAACGGGAAATTGAGTCACATTTGCTAAGGAGGAATGACCCGAAGATGGCCCAATATTTTTCgggttatgttttttttttttcttttgcatttCCACTCGTTTCTAGAGGAAAAGGGTCCTATTAATTCAGAGCTTATGTCGGGAGACATGAGCATTGACCAAATATTATTCATGAGCATTGACCAAATAATATTCCCACCTAGATATCAAATTCGGTATTTTCTGGATTGCGTCCTTAACTGGAGCTCATTtacctatgaagcacggacacctctaggagtaggcgtgtcgcggtgtccgacacttgtatgacactcgtacgacacgtgtcggaaaagtcaaacaagtgtcggaaaagtcagacaagtgtcccctaaaaaaatagtttttttctttgCTTTGACACTCTTTTAATCAGTGTCCGACACTCGTATGACACTCATACCACATATTTCCGACAACTAAgacaaatatttcaaacaaaaatttgttttatttctttgctTCAacacatatttatatattttttggacaAATCTCACACACATCTAAAAGAGTTAGACATGTATTGAACCAATGTTATCAATAAAGAATTTCAGACATTAATTttgatcaatatatggataaatgAAACTCAAATATTAGCTTATATATAGCGGTGTCGGTGTCCTATGTTTTCAACATTATCGGTGTCGGAGTGTCCGTGTCGTGTCGTGTCCCGGTGTCCGTGTCGGAGTCTGTGCTTCATAGTCCTTTACCACTGGCCCAAGTATTTGgtttaaaattctttattttttcacGGACTCAGTATAGGGATCACCGGAGACCGGTTTGAGAGTCTTGGCGAGGTTGAACCGTCTTTAGGTGCGGACAGAGCCCCTTGCAAGGGATCTCCGAAGACCGGTTTGAGAGCCTTGGCGAGGTTGAACCGGCTTTAGGTGCGGACAAAGCCCCTTGCAAGAGATCACCGGAGACCGGTTTGAGAGCTTTCGCGAGGTTGAACCGGCTTGTCTTCCTACTATTCATAGTGGTGTTACATAAGTTTTTAGGCCAAGTGTTTATACTTGCACTACCCGGCCGTTACCGATTAcatatgttttacattttattcgAATCCCACCTAGTTTTTTAGACTAATACGAGTAAGGTATTTCCCGCCCACATAGGGGAAAAGGACGACGTCCTATACCTCTTTTAGTGAATCTGAATGAGACtttttacaaatagcaaaaacatGAACTCTCTTTATACAACAATGTTAGGACTAATTTTGAAGCATAAATCTGCGTCTTGCCCAACTTTGTGTCAAATTCTTTCTCTAATGAAGTGAAACGGCTTGTCAACTTGTCTTTTTTCAACTTCCGAGTTGTTCAATTCTAACTTTTGAAAGTTTTGACACCTTTTAGACTCTTCAAGTAATCTTTCGAATTCGGGATACCTGTACAATCCCCCAAGCGAGAAGTCTAAGAAGCATGTGAAACATGTTGAAGCGCTTCGAACAGAAACTATCCCGGTCCTAATTTCTTTTGACCGTAATGTTCGTTGTCCTCTTTCTCATGtacaatttttatgaatttagaaAAATATGAGGGGCCTCCCGTCCGTGCAAGGGCAAGGCGCGACATTGCTTAAAGTTAGCTCTAGGTAGTAGTATTTACAAACGGCCGAGTTTATTGCTCGTCTTTTTACAACAATAAATATTGTAATATATAAATTTCTAACTGTTCGGACATTATTTGTGGTGTGCTCAACCTTGTGCATCGAGTTAGTTCGCCGGGTCCACTTGCCTTTTAGCTCGTCCAGTCATGGTACATAATGAGTTAGATTTAGCTCATAATCAATATTAGAACTTTACCTAAAATATTCTGCTTTTCAAGAGTAAGAAAAGCCTGTATAACCGTCTGCATAAATTTCAAACCATTGGCTTCGCACAGACAATTCTTTATGCCAAGAAGGAAAATTACCCCCTTCGTAGCTTATAGGCTCACTCTTATTTGTTGAGCTGGCTGGTGGTATTCCTGTTAGTTTTGCAATATTTTTTCGATAATGTCAGTAGCACATGCAAATAAGTACAGCCCATCATAGCCATTGACTTGTACTCTTCTCACATTTTATGTGCTATCGAAATACCTGCATTTTCTTGAACAAAATGATACTATATGGCAGCATATATAAGAGTATTGCCAAATAATTACACTCATGAGAAACAAATGGCACAAGGGTATTAGCATTAGAATGCTATGCAGTGGCTAAAGAATCCAAATTGTACATGATgtttgtttctttgtttttggaGTTACTTAAAATTCAGTGGACATCCTTATTGATCTTCAATTCTGAAGTACCTTTAATCTAATTACAAAGCTCCTCTAAAGTGAGTTATCCAACATTAACAGTTGATAACATCTCCAAACAGTAGGCAAGGGATAACATCTCCGCTTCGATTTCCAACTGATTTTCCTTAACCGTTTCTCGTATCTGCATAAGAAATAGAGACACAGGCAGCGGGTCTTAATTGGAATCAGCGGGTCTTAATTGGAATTCCAAGCTTTGAGATTCACTTTCTCGCATATCAGCCACTCTGGGTGTTGAAGAAATGCTAATGCCGGAAACTCGAAGTTTAGCTATTGTCATCTCTTTACACCTTGATGTTGATTCGATCGATCCATATATGGTGTCTGTCATATCCGCATAAAAACAACATAATATAATTGGATTTCGTCGGAATCAGTATATAATAGTCTCAATCAGATGCATTTGTTTAATAGAAATTAAACGTATGAGCATAAAGTGATAAAGACGACtttgttaattttcttttttaacatcCGAGTTCACTACAACGTttaagggctttaaaagcgtttttttgggctttaagagcgctggCAAAGTCAGCGCTGCCGTAGGCTACGagagcgctctcgtagcccccctatagcagcactttttttttcagaaaaacactCTCGTATCTCtcatatagcagcgctttttccagaaaagcgctctcgtagcccccctcTAGCagtgctttttccagaaaagcgctttcgtagcctcctctataagagcgttttttccaaaagcgctttcttaggttgcgctttttttattttttgttttttttaatcttaggcagcgcttttagttataaagcgctttagtaggtgccCCTTcaagagcgttttttaaaagcgttGTCGTAGCTAAAtgcagtattttaaagtgcaacctgtaatttaagcctcccattTCAatctgtaatttatatttattttcaacctgtaatatattttcgaccataggtaggacaatatatatatatatacactaataTAATGTCATTATAATCCAAAATtctatatatacatcattatagttcaattcacatgtaactaactcatgtcaaacaaactaaatcagtaacatcaacaatattatacttcaaatattggcaacagtatgaacaaagttagtaaccaccaagaccataatattatacttcaaaagtttgatcgtttctcGGCCTGGTCCTGCAatgtatgaacagaacaacacggtcaattaaaggctccaacatctatacttcaaattttccaagaaaacaaattgtcattcagtaacatcaacaatattattagcaacaatttcatgtgatttgcaactCAATCCATCAATTCAgtctcaaatcaaactatcagcaccacttaacaacaacaaaaacaaacatgattcatataacaacgtcatcatcgtcaactaatattaagcaaaatgaaccaacatccaccaaagaaactcaaacacaaagtcattatcaaaataatgtattcataaaactgttcacacaataatgtattcatacctatatgaatagttgctgaatataaaattgacataattcctctttgatttcttccaacttaagtctcgtgtaagaagcagcatagaaggcatcaaagtactacataacaaaaaaataatatgaatgatttagttaaatgtaataaattataagaaattatcttaagttataaatccataccgtgattggaatctctaattgattcgtttgaacgatttctttcataaacctcaaaattatgtatccgcaatctgaactgtttcgttgttgcggacactacatagaaaaacaaataagattttttagttgtcttgttttatcaagtagcataaatattataagcaaaattgtgaaaattaatgtacctgcactttgatccaagtaatgttgtttgatttagtccgggatacctgtgcgtctctttgacttcgaAACACTactattgatctaacaaaaatataaaagcatatatttagatcaatctcacaaataattagatatataaatatacacgaatatttaaaacgatcccacttacgtatTAATCATtaacttcatagccggataattggtccactcaccatctactgAATTCAGataatataccacttctcttatagggttgatagcaagcaacaaccagtgtgctctataaattaaaacaaaaacaaaagaaacaaagattagatgaaccaagaatgagaaactaaccctactggtcgggtattatacgcccaaagaaacagactttctgtattgccggtggacaggaatctatcgactaagtgctgcctaactgattccggttccgtagcaattgtcattctcctgcaatgggcggaagacacgaaacagaatctgtttgacaatgcagtcccgcgcaacactttgtcatacaacaaccttaaataaacacataataaatattagattattttcattgaaatgtgtaaataaattgttcaactaattaaataatatatcagatgagtgaatattaccggatgtatgagtggatattaccgacgcctagttggtCGTGCGAAAAAATCTCATGCATGTCTTCTATTGCAATATTGTTcaggaattcaataccaaagacaTCTTCATCCATATTAATTTCACGGAAAGCACCATCCGTTAAAtctgacatatcaacaagtgttcctagcgccgtccggtatcgaggcacaaaagcaccacctttttttgccctggcttcggaggacccttttccttgggtggtacgctacgaacttgttgcgtcacttgttgtgacccccgagcaggtgcctaaaaatcatataacttaggtaaattataaaatcatgcatttttagattcagattatatattaacactttaaatgtacctcttttagtgatgcaacgaaCTCCTCCTCCAATAAAATCTCTTTACCCTTAATtacgggttttgtaggagcagtctaaaattaaaatgtaaaaaataattaacgtaacggttcagaattgacattagaaaactaaatgattcgtaatggttttcaatatacctcatcaccaatgataatgagctccgagggccgtgcaacaaatgaccctattgcatctcgcaacaATGTTGTCTTTTATGTACTTGAATGTTGCTTTTTTGCTTCTAGCGATCATGGACGAAACACCAAGGTACTTATCCATACCTAACACTTGTTGAACTCCTAATGTTGCAGACAACGCGGCTTTAACATCAGCCCCAACATTTCTGCTACAAAATAGTTCAGATTTTTGCAAGTTGATAGTCTGAACAGAAGCTTCTTCATAGGTGGCTAAAATATTCTTCATCATAGATGCTTCATTAGGTGCATCtttgaagaaaagaaaacaatCATCAGCATAAAGAAGATGGGATATGATAGGGGCGTTCTTGAAAATTTTAATGCCATGAATATCTCCCTTTGCTTCTTCCTGTTTTATAAGTGATGTGAGACCTTTAGAACATAGGATAAATAAATATGGAGATAAGGGGTCCCCTTGCCGCAACCCCCTGCCAGAGACTATAGGACCAACCATGTTACCATTCAAATTCACCGAATAGTCAACCGTTTCCACACACATCATAATCCATCCTACCCACTTTTGACTGAAACCCGGGGTGATAAGGACATCCCTAAGATAATCCCAATCAATCTTGCCTTAAGCTTTACTGATATCAAGGTTTAGATCTATCTCACCAATCTTATCCTTTGTTTTAGTCTTCATATGATGTACCACCTCAATGACTGCCATAGCATTATCCAGAATTGATCTTCCAGAGACGAAAGTCGATTGGTTATCTGAGATGCATTTGAATAATACTTTCTTTAGGCAATTTACAAGGACTTTGGCAATCACCTTATACAGAATGTTGCACAAAGCTACCAGTCTCTAGTCTTTCACAG encodes:
- the LOC131644086 gene encoding uncharacterized protein LOC131644086, with product MACLLSTSFTVPFLVNNELRGLDYAPNELSRKTTISSAQNILGSSISNKHILFVEGRGSYQRCLMSSARFLHESHFYKVNVNYCTTVVISGYWVGPDVDDGWGFVEAVIDQIT